A window of Steroidobacteraceae bacterium genomic DNA:
TACGATGTTGGCGACGTTCCAGCCGACAGCGCAGTACACATTGTCGGCAACCTTGTAGATCTTTTTCGCAAATAGATCGGTGTGGCGTGCGAGTTCGGGATGGATACGTGGTGCCACTTCCTGCGGTGTCCCGGCGATGCAGGCACCGGCCGTCGCGAGAAGGATCGGCAGATATGTCAGCGAACCGGCGTATTGCATTTTCGCCGATCTCGTTGTACGGAACGCAAGGGCAGGCATCTTCATTGGCGGAACAAAGTAACCCCTGAGCGGACAGGATCTGTATGCGCGATTATTTTATATTAGATTATTTTATATGTAAAATAAATGAGCGCCACGGCGCGGCAAGCGACGAACGGGCGCTGCCCGGGCCGCGTCAGCGACTCGGGCAGCGAGGCCGCCTAGAAATTGAACCTTGCCTGTAGCCCGACACTCCGCGAGCGCTCCAGACCGATCATGTAGCTGCCCGGGGACCCGGGCAGATCGTTGGCGAAGAACATGACCTTTTCGTCCGAGAGATTCTTGCCGATCAAAGCGACTTCCCATCTGCCATCGTGGTCGCCGACGGCGAGTCTCGCGTCCCAGCGGATATAGCCATCCTGACGGTTGAACGGGTCGAGGTCGCTTTGCAGGTAGTAGGAGTCTGTTATGAATGCCGAAGGACTGAACCTGACGAGCAAGGACCCCGCATCGAAAGCCCACTCCGCCCTGATGGAGCCGGAGAAGTTGGGCGCGAACGTCGTCTCCTTTCCGGCCAGGTCCTGGAATCCGGTGGCGCACTGCCCCGCGTCGATCTGCACCTGGTTGCAGGCGCCGAGGAATTCATCGAACTGGGCATCCATGAAGGTCAGGTTGGCGAACAATGTCAGATTGTCGGTTGCGGAAAATGTCGTGTCCAGCTCGACGCCGCGAGTGGAGGACCCGGCGGCGTTCGAGACCGAGAACGTGAAGTTCGCGGGATTCAGCACACTTTGCTGGACGCCTTTGTAATCCGAGAAGAATACGGCGCCATTGAGAATGAGTCGATTGTTGAAGGCCCGCGTCTTGAAACCAAGCTCGTAGGCATTGACGGTTTCCTCGTCGAAGATCGGATTGACGTTGCCGTCGCGATTCGAGAAATCGAAACCTCCGCCCTTGAAACCCTGCGAGAAGCTCAGATAGGCCATGTTATCGGTGCTGAAATCGTGTTCGTAGATGACGCTCGGAAGCAGGTCATCCCAGCTCGCCGACGAATTCGACGAGCCGGCGGTGATGAAACCTCCGAATGGCGGCGGGATCAGCTGCCGTGATTCGCGCGTCAGAGTGACGTCCGAAAAGGTCGCCCAGCTTGCGAGCTGGGACATCGACTTCTCGATCTCGATCCAGCGCAGGCCGAATAGCAGACGATTGGCGTCGTTGACATGCAGGGTCATTGCCGTAAATGCAGACTTGGTCTTCTCATTCTGCTTGCGCAGTGACATCGTGCCGGCCTCGCGGCCGGCGGCCTGCGTTGCGGTGATGGCCGCCTGCCACGGCGGCGCGGCGACGAAATACGGGTTGTTGTTGCCGTCGAGGGTGACGTCACCATCCTGGAAGTAGAAGCCGAACATCCAGTCGAGTTTTCCTTCGGTGTTCGAAGTGAGGCGCAACTCCTGGCTGAACTGGTCGATCTCGT
This region includes:
- a CDS encoding TonB-dependent receptor, translated to MLTSRWIRPCQGAVIAFLSGCVVAGPAFAQELEEITVTARKRAEGLQDVSVSIQVVSGEQLLEKGTVDMNDLSQTLPAVTVVKGGASDQLYIRGIGSGFNGGFEQAVGTYIDGVYLGRSRGSRAMMFDLDRVELLKGPQTTFFGNSSIAGAFNITTATPTVGEKFNGHISAMGDFNHGEKNLEAALNIPLGDRFAVRLAARKYDMDGYIDNTWFGGQEGGHDDKFGRITAVWEPTESFKAVLKHSFGDMEQTAPFAKEVIQCNAPPPANPNGRPGSSCAVHAGLFDNQLNYAVQHSRFEMSWADFSNTSLQLDWDAGGATVTSVTGWIKNENRDLMDLDSGPYTNFNTNQYDEIDQFSQELRLTSNTEGKLDWMFGFYFQDGDVTLDGNNNPYFVAAPPWQAAITATQAAGREAGTMSLRKQNEKTKSAFTAMTLHVNDANRLLFGLRWIEIEKSMSQLASWATFSDVTLTRESRQLIPPPFGGFITAGSSNSSASWDDLLPSVIYEHDFSTDNMAYLSFSQGFKGGGFDFSNRDGNVNPIFDEETVNAYELGFKTRAFNNRLILNGAVFFSDYKGVQQSVLNPANFTFSVSNAAGSSTRGVELDTTFSATDNLTLFANLTFMDAQFDEFLGACNQVQIDAGQCATGFQDLAGKETTFAPNFSGSIRAEWAFDAGSLLVRFSPSAFITDSYYLQSDLDPFNRQDGYIRWDARLAVGDHDGRWEVALIGKNLSDEKVMFFANDLPGSPGSYMIGLERSRSVGLQARFNF